One region of Fragaria vesca subsp. vesca linkage group LG4, FraVesHawaii_1.0, whole genome shotgun sequence genomic DNA includes:
- the LOC101312533 gene encoding uncharacterized protein LOC101312533: protein MPPPVAAAGIACLPLYVPTPACSASTPRTSSWGKITRWRCRARASSSGSDITDFDLYDLMGIDSSSDHSEIRRAYRTLQKKCHPDIAGAAGHDMAIILNEAYALLSDPNQRMAYDKEQSKIAELRGYSGKPLYSSWYGSETEERAVFVDEVNCIGCLKCALCAEKTFAIESVYGRARVVGQWADPEHKIQQAIQACPVDCISVVERSNLAALEFLMSKQPRGNVRIGMGNTAGIRVSNIFVEVKKFQTRFQEAKEKASAQSSNETDLQREARVSAMQAIRSISNWLYWTPFASAGKTSSRSTTKPPQHLRLLTAHKESCTDSEPNIGKIRDAAAARKQPKINSNRRTSALNGHTSNPGDDDYWIPSTNILPAATSSSQSNSNVSKSSEPNSPAAGISNKRWKQTTPVGVNIRRKSNPVRWVAPMGPAMVASFLIARLQGDEIATVNSSTATGSGGLTEHIYGSVALDIVNSSWLQIVLAGITWYIIGTIIIGLADAIQNFKVGNVRRD, encoded by the exons ATGCCTCCACCAGTAGCAGCAGCAGGAATAGCATGTCTTCCTCTCTATGTTCCCACCCCCGCTTGTTCTGCCTCAACCCCAAGAACCTCCTCCTGGGGTAAGATTACAAGATGGAGATGCAGGGCAAGAGCTTCTTCTAGTGGATCTGACATCACAGACTTTGATCTCTACGATCTTATGGGCATCGATAGCTCTTCAGATCATTCTGAAATAAGAAGAGCATATCGGACACTCCAGAAGAAATGTCACCCGGACATCGCTGGCGCGGCAGGCCATGACATGGCCATCATTCTCAATGAAGCATACGCTCTTCTCTCTGATCCCAATCAACGCATGGCTTATGACAAG GAGCAGTCAAAGATCGCAGAGCTCCGAGGTTACTCAGGGAAGCCTCTTTACTCGTCATGGTATGGTTCAGAAACTGAAGAACGAGCAGTTTTCGTGGATGAAGTCAATTGTATCGGCTGCTTGAAATGTGCGTTATGTGCTGAAAAGACTTTTGCAATTGAATCCGTGTATGGAAGAGCCAGAGTTGTCGGACAGTGGGCTGACCCTGAACACAAAATACAACAGGCTATACAGGCTTGTCCTGTTGATTGCATCTC GGTTGTGGAGAGGTCGAACCTAGCAGCTCTGGAATTTCTAATGTCGAAGCAGCCGCGTGGCAATGTAAGAATAGGAATGGGGAATACAGCAGGTATACGCGTCTCCAACATCTTTGTTGAGGTGAAAAAATTCCAGACAAGATTCCAAGAAGCAAAAGAGAAAGCCTCTGCACAGAGTTCTAAT GAGACAGATTTACAACGAGAAGCAAGAGTGTCGGCAATGCAAGCCATCAGATCCATCTCCAACTGGTTGTATTGGACACCCTTTGCAAGTGCAGGTAAAACCAGTTCCAGAAGTACAACAAAGCCTCCACAACATTTGAGACTACTTACCGCCCATAAAGAATCCTGCACAGATTCTGAACCGAACATCGGCAAGATCAGAGATGCAGCTGCTGCCAGGAAGCAACCAAAAATAAACAGCAACCGCCGGACCTCTGCATTGAATGGTCACACAAGTAACCCAGGTGATGATGACTATTGGATTCCATCCACCAATATTCTTCCAGCTGCTACCTCATCCTCCCAAAGTAACTCCAACGTCTCAAAATCATCAGAACCTAATTCACCTGCAGCAGGTATTAGTAACAAACGATGGAAGCAAACAACACCTGTAGGTGTTAACATTCGAAGAAAGAGCAACCCAGTTAGATGGGTGGCTCCAATGGGACCGGCAATGGTTGCTTCATTTCTTATAGCTAGATTACAAGGGGACGAAATTGCAACAGTTAACAGTAGTACTGCTACAGGTAGTGGTGGTTTGACAGAACATATTTATGGCTCTGTAGCACTGGACATAGTCAACAGCTCTTGGTTACAGATCGTGTTGGCGGGGATTACCTGGTATATCATTGGAACAATAATCATAGGACTTGCAGATGCCATTCAAAATTTTAAAGTAGGGAATGTTAGGAGAGATTGA
- the LOC101312245 gene encoding probable prefoldin subunit 5-like: MEKGPTTMSMSVRAEMEKLSVEQLKAVKEQTDLEVNLLNDSLNNIRSATTRLELASSALHDLSLRPSGKKMLVPLTASLYVPGTLQDPDQVLVDVGTGYFIEKNMPQAKDYCDRKISLLKSNFEQLIEVASKKKSISDEAGLVLQAKLKQMAPASQ; encoded by the exons ATGGAGAAGGGGCCGACGACGATGAGCATGAGCGTGAGAGCAGAGATGGAGAAGCTGAGCGTGGAGCAGCTCAAAGCAGTGAAAGAGCAGACTGATCTGGAAGTCAATCTCCTCAACGACTCCCTCAACAACATCCGCTCCGCCACCACCCGCCTCGAACTCGCCTCCTCCGCCCTCCACGACCTCTCCCTCCGCCCCTCCGGCAAGAAGATGCTCGTCCCTCTCACCGCCTCCCTCTACGTCCCCGGAACTCTCCAGGATCCCGACCAGGTCCTCGTCGACGTCGGCACCGGCTACTTCATCGAGAAGAACATGCCTCAGGCCAAAGACTACTGCGACCGCAAGATCAGCCTCCTCAAGTCCAATTTCGAACAACTCATCGAG GTTGCTTCTAAGAAGAAAAGCATTTCTGATGAAGCTGGGTTAGTTTTGCAAGCAAAACTGAAGCAGATGGCTCCGGCATCTCAGTAG
- the LOC101310986 gene encoding protein-S-isoprenylcysteine O-methyltransferase B-like isoform 2, translated as MEQVFTYTACRQLSQMFAAMIFFHVSEYILAASIHGKKNVTLKSLLISKNYLVAMIFSLLEYFIEIILFPGMKEYWWVSNSGLAMVIVGEIIRKMAIITAGRSFTHLIRTRPSEHHQLVTDGIYRVVRHPGYCGFFIWSVGTQIMLCNPISTIAFALVVWRFFDQRIPYEEFYLRQFFGSQYEEYGRRVPSGVPFVK; from the coding sequence ATGGAGCAAGTCTTCACTTACACAGCTTGCCGACAGTTGTCTCAGATGTTTGCGGCCATGATCTTTTTTCATGTTTCAGAATATATTCTAGCAGCCAGCATTCATGGGAAGAAAAATGTTACTCTTAAATCTCTTCTGATCAGCAAAAACTACCTTGTTGCAATGATCTTTTCCTTGCTGGAGTACTTTATTGAAATCATTTTGTTCCCTGGCATGAAAGAGTACTGGTGGGTCAGCAATTCAGGCCTTGCAATGGTTATAGTAGGGGAAATCATTAGGAAGATGGCAATAATCACAGCTGGTCGGTCATTCACTCATCTCATAAGGACTCGTCCCTCAGAGCATCACCAATTGGTTACGGATGGAATTTATAGAGTTGTTCGACATCCTGGTTACTGTGGTTTCTTCATCTGGTCAGTGGGCACTCAGATAATGCTTTGTAATCCCATATCAACAATAGCATTTGCACTAGTAGTTTGGCGCTTTTTTGACCAAAGAATTCCATATGAAGAGTTCTACTTGAGACAGTTTTTTGGGTCACAGTACGAGGAATATGGGAGGCGGGTTCCTTCTGGGGTGCCTTTTGTGAAGTGA
- the LOC101311663 gene encoding probable RNA helicase SDE3-like, which produces MSSFFDLLRCLLCCADEPDCRRTSSDYSRNRSDEGTLYYDDCVPSPRLSYLPISTSITSFQPHYYSHDLFGTSSLRSPDSPPTSSYKPPPLSTPASQYYSSINKPPVTSFISSSSSSKPTLSSTIKPSSSSPKKPPQPTSSNSKPNPYSQIPPPQSSSLSSPKVPPVYKSILSPASSSSSNVINQHRQDGKKTAYVCVEEDSLPVFMIPEDIKALIKNDTVPKILNRPLSPTTYKDYFAALLYSEDFYLEKWSDFLLKGVTLELEKSQIYKNGKKEGKTFVAFELDSVPEERPFLLSRDLVLARPVGNSTAEPFQGFINKVVKSKRVLVEFEDAFYSKHHSNKKYDVSFSFNRVCLKRAHHAIETASDALFQNFLFPDCDSRVSIPTTSALLSTTYHKLPRDRRSAVEHILRIQGSPPYVVTGPNPSRIGEVVSEAVYQLCQKSPECRILICAPTNSSCDVLMTSLAKVIPESTMFRANAAFREKDEVPEDILRSSLHNEFCFYCPPIEKLRKYRVIFSTFISSFRLHDKGIAVGHFSHIFLVDAASAIEPETLVTLTNFADKTTSVIVTGSPGHSPRWVRADIARRKGLKISYFERLCKRSPYKSLSPMFITQLDVN; this is translated from the exons ATGTCGAGCTTTTTTGATCTTCTGAGATGTCTTTTATGTTGTGCCGATGAGCCTGATTGTCGCCGAACTTCTTCCGATTATTCAAGAAACCGTTCTGATGAAGGAACCCTTTACTATGATGACTGTGTTCCCAGTCCCAGGCTCAGCTATTTGCCTATTTCAACTTCAATTACTTCATTTCAACCTCACTACTATTCTCATGATCTTTTTGGTACTTCTTCACTTCGATCACCGGATTCACCTCCAACCTCCTCTTATAAACCACCACCTCTATCAACACCGGCATCTCAATATTATTCATCTATTAATAAACCGCCCGTCACTTCTTTTATCAGTTCATCTTCTTCATCAAAACCAACACTATCGTCTACTATTAAACCATCTTCATCATCCCCTAAGAAGCCACCTCAGCCAACATCATCTAATTCTAAGCCAAATCCATACTCCCAAATACCTCCACCACAATCTTCGTCTCTATCTTCTCCAAAAGTTCCTCCTGTTTATAAGTCAATTTTATCCCCTGCCTCCTCCTCCTCCTCAAATGTCATAAATCAACACCGACAAGATGGGAAGAAAACAGCATATGTGTGTGTTGAAGAGGATTCATTACCTGTATTCATGATTCCTGAGGATATCAAAGCCTTGATCAAGAACGACACTGTGCCTAAAATTCTGAATCGCCCTTTGTCTCCCACAACATACAAGGATTACTTTGCCGCTCTCTTATATTCTGAAGATTTCTACTTGGAG AAATGGAGTGATTTCCTTTTGAAGGGTGTGACATTGGAGTTGGAGAAAAGCCAAATTTATAAAAATGGCAAAAAGGAAGGTAAAACCTTTGTAGCATTTGAGCTTGATTCTGTTCCTGAGGAACGTCCATTCCTCTTATCAAGGGACTTGGTCCTTGCACGACCAGTGGGTAACAGTACTGCTGAGCCCTTTCAG GGCTTCATCAATAAAGTAGTTAAGAGCAAACGCGTTCTGGTTGAGTTTGAAGATGCCTTCTATTCTAAACATCATTCCAACAAAAAATATGATGTCAGCTTCTCATTCAATAGAGTTTGTTTGAAAAGAGCCCACCACGCAATTGAAACTGCATCAGACGCCTTGTTTCAGAACTTCCTCTTCCCTGATTGTGACTCACGAGTGAGCATTCCTACTACATCAGCTCTGCTTTCTACCACATATCATAAGCTCCCTCGAGATCGACGTTCTGCAGTTGAACATATATTAAGGATTCAGGGCTCACCACCTTATGTAGTAACTGGTCCGAACCCTTCAAGAATTGGAGAGGTTGTTAGTGAAGCAGTATACCAATTATGTCAAAAGTCACCAGAGTGTCGGATTCTTATCTGCGCGCCCACTAACAGCAGCTGTGATGTACTGATGACAAGCTTGGCAAAGGTGATTCCAGAGTCGACTATGTTTCGTGCCAATGCTGCATTCCGTGAGAAAGATGAGGTACCTGAGGATATCCTCCGGTCATCCCTTCACAACGAGTTTTGTTTTTATTGTCCTCCAATAGAGAAACTCCGGAAATACAGGGTGATTTTCTCGACTTTCATTAGCAGCTTTCGACTACATGATAAAGGCATAGCGGTTGGACATTTCAGCCATATTTTCCTGGTGGATGCTGCATCTGCTATTGAGCCGGAAACATTGGTAACCCTAACTAACTTTGCTGACAAGACTACTAGTGTTATAGTTACCGGTAGCCCTGGACATAGCCCGCGCTGGGTTCGTGCTGACATTGCCAGGAGAAAAGGACTCAAGATATCATACTTTGAAAGACTCTGTAAGCGCAGCCCCTATAAAAGCCTCAGTCCAATGTTCATCACACAATTAGACGTAAACTAA
- the LOC101310507 gene encoding cell differentiation protein RCD1 homolog isoform 2 produces the protein MANRSQSLSINVPYGGPSVSGPSIAGAQGNKDRKMASAEHLVLDLSNPDLRENALLELSKKRDFFQDLAPLLWDSFGTIAALLQEIVSIYPVLSPPNLTPAQSNRVCNALALLQCVASHPDTRMLFLNAHIPLYLYPFLNTTSKSRPFEYLRLTSLGVIGALVKVDDTEVISFLLSTEIIPLCLRTMEMGSELSKTVATFIVQKILLDDMGLDYICTTAERFFAVGRVLGNMVAALAEQPSSRLLKHIIRCYLRLSENPRACDALRSCLPDMLRDATFSTFLVEDATTRKWLQLLLQNVGGSRLPSLQAGGGFDHMMLN, from the exons ATGGCAAATCGGTCCCAGTCTCTTTCAATTAATGTGCCATATGGAGGTCCAAGCGTTTCGGGACCAAGCATCGCTGGAGCTCAAGGAAACAAGGATCGGAAAATGGCATCAGCGGAGCACTTGGTGCTTGACCTAAGTAATCCAGATCTTAGAGAAAATGCGCTTCTTGAACTCTCTAAG AAGAGAGATTTTTTTCAAGATTTGGCTCCTTTGTTGTGGGATTCTTTTGGTACTATTGCTGCACTGTTACAG GAGATAGTTTCAATATACCCTGTTCTATCTCCACCAAATCTGACTCCGGCACAGTCAAATCGAGTTTGCAATGCTCTTGCTCTTCTTCAG TGCGTGGCTTCCCATCCAGATACAAGGATGCTGTTCCTCAATG CTCATATACCTTTATATTTGTATCCTTTCCTCAATACAACGAGCAAGTCAAGGCCATTTGAGTACTTGAGGCTTACAAGTTTAGGTGTCATCGGTGCCTTAGTCAAG GTTGATGATACAGAAGTTATTAGTTTCCTTCTGTCAACAGAAATAATTCCACTGTGCCTTCGTACCATGGAAATGGGGAGTGAACTCTCAAAAACA GTTGCCACGTTTATTGTTCAAAAGATTTTGTTGGATGATATGGGCTTGGATTATATTTGTACAACAGCAGAGCGGTTTTTTGCAGTTGGTCGGGTGTTAGGGAACATGGTTGCAGCACTTGCTGAGCAACCATCATCACGCCTACTGAAACATATAATTCGATGTTATCTTCGATTGTCTGAAAACCCAAG AGCTTGTGATGCTTTAAGAAGTTGTCTTCCGGATATGTTAAGAGATGCTACTTTTAGTACTTTCCTTGTT GAAGATGCAACTACTAGGAAGTGGCTGCAATTGTTGCTCCAAAATGTTGGAGGGAGCCGGCTTCCTTCGCTACAAGCTGGGGGAGGTTTTGATCACATGATGCTGAACTAA
- the LOC101310507 gene encoding cell differentiation protein RCD1 homolog isoform 1, which produces MANRSQSLSINVPYGGPSVSGPSIAGAQGNKDRKMASAEHLVLDLSNPDLRENALLELSKNKELFQDLAPFVWKSFGTIAALIQEIVSIYPVLSPPNLTPAQSNRVCNALALLQCVASHPDTRMLFLNAHIPLYLYPFLNTTSKSRPFEYLRLTSLGVIGALVKVDDTEVISFLLSTEIIPLCLRTMEMGSELSKTVATFIVQKILLDDMGLDYICTTAERFFAVGRVLGNMVAALAEQPSSRLLKHIIRCYLRLSENPRACDALRSCLPDMLRDATFSTFLVEDATTRKWLQLLLQNVGGSRLPSLQAGGGFDHMMLN; this is translated from the exons ATGGCAAATCGGTCCCAGTCTCTTTCAATTAATGTGCCATATGGAGGTCCAAGCGTTTCGGGACCAAGCATCGCTGGAGCTCAAGGAAACAAGGATCGGAAAATGGCATCAGCGGAGCACTTGGTGCTTGACCTAAGTAATCCAGATCTTAGAGAAAATGCGCTTCTTGAACTCTCTAAG AACAAGGAGTTATTTCAAGATTTGGCTCCTTTCGTGTGGAAATCTTTTGGTACTATTGCTGCACTCATACAG GAGATAGTTTCAATATACCCTGTTCTATCTCCACCAAATCTGACTCCGGCACAGTCAAATCGAGTTTGCAATGCTCTTGCTCTTCTTCAG TGCGTGGCTTCCCATCCAGATACAAGGATGCTGTTCCTCAATG CTCATATACCTTTATATTTGTATCCTTTCCTCAATACAACGAGCAAGTCAAGGCCATTTGAGTACTTGAGGCTTACAAGTTTAGGTGTCATCGGTGCCTTAGTCAAG GTTGATGATACAGAAGTTATTAGTTTCCTTCTGTCAACAGAAATAATTCCACTGTGCCTTCGTACCATGGAAATGGGGAGTGAACTCTCAAAAACA GTTGCCACGTTTATTGTTCAAAAGATTTTGTTGGATGATATGGGCTTGGATTATATTTGTACAACAGCAGAGCGGTTTTTTGCAGTTGGTCGGGTGTTAGGGAACATGGTTGCAGCACTTGCTGAGCAACCATCATCACGCCTACTGAAACATATAATTCGATGTTATCTTCGATTGTCTGAAAACCCAAG AGCTTGTGATGCTTTAAGAAGTTGTCTTCCGGATATGTTAAGAGATGCTACTTTTAGTACTTTCCTTGTT GAAGATGCAACTACTAGGAAGTGGCTGCAATTGTTGCTCCAAAATGTTGGAGGGAGCCGGCTTCCTTCGCTACAAGCTGGGGGAGGTTTTGATCACATGATGCTGAACTAA
- the LOC101310986 gene encoding protein-S-isoprenylcysteine O-methyltransferase B-like isoform 1 has translation MSFFKHISVDVERQLSVLISYSVSSFAGLTCVQQSQNLIHPIGTRMEQVFTYTACRQLSQMFAAMIFFHVSEYILAASIHGKKNVTLKSLLISKNYLVAMIFSLLEYFIEIILFPGMKEYWWVSNSGLAMVIVGEIIRKMAIITAGRSFTHLIRTRPSEHHQLVTDGIYRVVRHPGYCGFFIWSVGTQIMLCNPISTIAFALVVWRFFDQRIPYEEFYLRQFFGSQYEEYGRRVPSGVPFVK, from the exons ATGTCATTCTTCAAGCATATCTCCGTTGATGTTGAGAGACAACTTTCGGTTTTAATCTCATATAGCGTTTCATCATTTGCAG GTCTCACTTGCGTGCAGCAGAGCCAAAACTTGATTCACCCTATTGGAACAAGGATGGAGCAAGTCTTCACTTACACAGCTTGCCGACAGTTGTCTCAGATGTTTGCGGCCATGATCTTTTTTCATGTTTCAGAATATATTCTAGCAGCCAGCATTCATGGGAAGAAAAATGTTACTCTTAAATCTCTTCTGATCAGCAAAAACTACCTTGTTGCAATGATCTTTTCCTTGCTGGAGTACTTTATTGAAATCATTTTGTTCCCTGGCATGAAAGAGTACTGGTGGGTCAGCAATTCAGGCCTTGCAATGGTTATAGTAGGGGAAATCATTAGGAAGATGGCAATAATCACAGCTGGTCGGTCATTCACTCATCTCATAAGGACTCGTCCCTCAGAGCATCACCAATTGGTTACGGATGGAATTTATAGAGTTGTTCGACATCCTGGTTACTGTGGTTTCTTCATCTGGTCAGTGGGCACTCAGATAATGCTTTGTAATCCCATATCAACAATAGCATTTGCACTAGTAGTTTGGCGCTTTTTTGACCAAAGAATTCCATATGAAGAGTTCTACTTGAGACAGTTTTTTGGGTCACAGTACGAGGAATATGGGAGGCGGGTTCCTTCTGGGGTGCCTTTTGTGAAGTGA
- the LOC101311956 gene encoding superoxide dismutase [Fe], chloroplastic-like has translation MISASSLPSSHLLLIHSSHCFKTPKLSHQCKQQKRRADGSQRASKVVAYYGLKEPPYKLDALEPYMSQRTLEVHWGGHHRNYVEGLNKQLEKSDILYGYTFDELVKATYNNGNPLPEFNNAAQVWNHDFFWDSMQPGGGDMPKLGVLEQIEKDFGSYASFREKFIEAALTLFGSGWVWLVLKREERQLKIVRTSNAICPIVWDDIPIICLDMWEHAYYLDYKNDKGKYVDTFMNHLVSWNAAMVRMARAEAFVNLGEPNIPVA, from the exons ATGATATCCGCTTCTTCTCTTCCAAGCTCTCATCTTTTGTTGATTCACTCTTCTCACTGTTTTAAGACTCCCAAGCTATCTCATCAG TGTAAGCAGCAGAAAAGAAGGGCTGATGGGTCACAACGAGCTTCTAAAGTTGTTGCCTACTATGGCTTGAAGGAACCACCTTATAAACTT GATGCTTTGGAGCCGTATATGAGTCAGAGGACATTGGAGGTCCATTGGGGAGGCCATCATCGTAACTACGTGGAAGGTTTGAACAAACAGCTAGAGAAGAGCGACATACTGTATGGCTACACTTTTGATGAACTTGTCAAAGCAACATATAATAATGGGAATCCCTTACCTGAGTTTAACAATGCTGCCCAG GTCTGGAATCATGACTTCTTTTGGGATTCCATGCAACCTGGAGGAGGGGACATGCCCAAACTAGGTGTACTTGAGCAGATTGAAAAGGATTTTGGTTCCTATGCAAGTTTCAGAGAGAAGTTTATAGAGGCAGCACTAACTCTGTTTGGCTCAGGCTGGGTTTGGCTTGTTT TAAAGAGAGAAGAGAGACAACTCAAGATAGTTAGAACTTCAAATGCCATTTGCCCAATTGTCTGGGATGACATA CCGATAATCTGTTTGGATATGTGGGAG CATGCTTATTATCTGGATTACAAG AATGACAAAGGAAAGTATGTGGATACATTTATGAACCATCTTGTGTCTTGGAATGCGGCAATGGTGCGCATGGCCCGTGCTGAGGCGTTTGTGAATTTAGGAGAACCTAATATCCCTGTTGCTTAA